The following coding sequences lie in one Onychomys torridus chromosome X, mOncTor1.1, whole genome shotgun sequence genomic window:
- the LOC118573834 gene encoding ferritin heavy chain-like: protein MASSQPQMEPHDLAESNAAINSQIQLQLYAAYIYLSMAFFCNQDQVALVNFALYFLCQSQKWMESTEKLFHLLIQRNGSLVLGRIADHDRHDWFDGLMAMECAFHLEKTLNQSLLQLYQLANSKGDAYLCNLLKRHFLQQQVEIIKEMGGYVTNLRQLGAPGNRLAEHIFDRLTLGESTKEN, encoded by the coding sequence ATGGCTTCTTCCCAGCCACAGATGGAGCCCCATGACCTGGCCGAGAGCAACGCGGCCATCAACTCTCAGATCCAGTTACAGCTGTATGCCGCGTACATCTACCTTTCCATGGCTTTCTTCTGCAATCAAGACCAAGTGGCCCTGGTGAACTTCGCGCTCTACTTCCTTTGCCAGTCCCAGAAGTGGATGGAGAGCACCGAGAAGCTATTCCACTTGCTGATCCAGCGCAATGGCTCCCTTGTCCTTGGGAGAATTGCTGATCACGACCGCCACGACTGGTTTGATGGCCTCATGGCGATGGAGTGTGCCTTCCACCTGGAGAAGACGCTGAACCAGAGCCTCCTGCAGCTGTACCAGCTGGCTAACAGCAAAGGCGATGCCTACCTGTGCAACTTGCTGAAGCGCCATTTTCTCCAACAGCAGGTCGAAATCATCAAGGAGATGGGTGGCTATGTGACCAACCTGCGCCAGTTGGGGGCTCCAGGAAATCGCCTGGCTGAGCACATCTTCGACAGGCTCACCCTGGGAGAGAGCACCAAGGAGAACTGA